One window of the Pelmatolapia mariae isolate MD_Pm_ZW linkage group LG15, Pm_UMD_F_2, whole genome shotgun sequence genome contains the following:
- the lratd1 gene encoding protein LRATD1 produces the protein MGNQLDRITHLNYSELPTGDPSGLEKDELRVGVAYFFSDEEEEVDDRTPSDCGFTKDHSPTEEGPLSVSEVEYSAFCSQECIFSKLRENEDLNVYSAKTLLTMCKPGDLLELVATAQAPHWVIFEQDDQIIHLHKGEIRKDSLLEISNGRHGRIVNNRYRYRPLPPDLVMQNAAGHVGLNSEEICWTNSESFAAWCRFGKREFKAGGEAHSAEQQYFLKVHLSGSEVHTLVFRSLEDMIRERRRVDASGILKELSLVNGGKE, from the coding sequence ATGGGAAATCAACTGGATCGGATCACCCACCTCAACTACAGCGAACTGCCCACGGGGGATCCGTCCGGGCTGGAGAAGGACGAGCTTCGAGTCGGCGTCGCCTACTTCTTCTCTgacgaagaggaggaggtggacgACCGCACTCCGTCTGACTGCGGATTCACCAAGGACCACAGCCCGACCGAGGAAGGACCCTTATCGGTCAGCGAGGTGGAGTACTCGGCTTTCTGCTCCCAGGAATGCATCTTCTCCAAGCTGCGGGAGAACGAGGACTTGAATGTGTACTCGGCCAAAACTTTGCTGACTATGTGCAAACCGGGGGACCTGCTGGAGCTGGTGGCCACCGCGCAAGCCCCCCACTGGGTCATCTTCGAGCAGGACGACCAAATCATTCATCTGCACAAGGGCGAAATCCGCAAAGACAGCCTGCTTGAGATCAGCAACGGCCGCCACGGGAGAATAGTCAATAATCGTTACCGCTATCGGCCGCTACCCCCTGACCTAGTGATGCAGAACGCAGCGGGACACGTGGGCCTGAACAGCGAGGAGATATGCTGGACCAACTCGGAAAGTTTCGCTGCCTGGTGCCGCTTTGGGAAACGGGAGTTCAAAGCCGGGGGAGAAGCGCACTCAGCGGAGCAGCAGTACTTCCTCAAAGTGCATCTGTCCGGCAGCGAGGTGCACACTCTGGTCTTTCGCAGCCTGGAGGACATGATCCGGGAGAGAAGGCGAGTAGACGCCAGTGGAATTCTCAAAGAGCTCTCTCTGGTTAACGGGGGCAAGGAGTGA